A single genomic interval of Littorina saxatilis isolate snail1 linkage group LG17, US_GU_Lsax_2.0, whole genome shotgun sequence harbors:
- the LOC138952080 gene encoding lysosomal cobalamin transporter ABCD4-like isoform X4 — MVFSLINKFLMTPVVHYVYKQERREGDFRFKHMQIRTYAESAAFYRAGQVEEVKTNQKLDQLIGTQRRLIHWNFALNFSINTADYLGSILSYIALAFPIFLGRYDNLAPADLSALISKNAFVCIYLINCFTTLIDQAKDVTDVAGCAHRIGQLTEVMGRIKADQEDTYDFASGTYSSFELSPRHLWPDDSGSYQEMHATEPAFHMDGVTYGPPKSSTVLCRDLSVQLQTGVNVLVTGDSGCGKTSLLRVISGLWRPSKGRVNKLVAQGPSGVLYLPQKPYLTNGSLRDQILFPCTEAEVVPDDDKMHEYLSLVGLDQLLERLGGLDVDLDWNWYDELSPGEMQRLSFVRLFFHKPRFAMLDEATSQVSQEMESLLYNTCTGMHITLLSVGHRDSIRQFHHMMLHFDGTGSWTLTPTHSGDHGDSGSGGGDGGVVSEGAGLDSQHVQLSGVQASHSES, encoded by the exons GTTTAAGCACATGCAGATCCGGACCTACGCCGAATCGGCAGCATTTTACAGAGCTGGGCAGGTGGAGGAGGTAAAGACCAACCAGAAACTGGATCAGCTCATAGGCACCCAGCGAAGACTCATCCACTGGAACTTCGCTCTCAACT TTTCAATCAACACAGCAGACTACCTGGGCAGCATCCTGAGTTACATAGCGCTGGCGTTCCCCATCTTCTTGGGTCGCTATGACAACCTGGCCCCCGCAGATCTGTCGGCGCTCATCAGTAAG AATGCCTTCGTGTGCATCTATCTGATTAACTGTTTCACCACCCTCATCGACCAGGCCAAGGATGTCACTGACGTGGCCGGCTGTGCCCACAG GATAGGTCAGCTGACGGAAGTGATGGGACGTATCAAGGCCGACCAGGAAGACACTTATGACTTCGCATCTGGCACTTACTCCAG CTTTGAACTCAGTCCAAG ACACTTGTGGCCGGATGACAGTGGGTCCTACCAGGAGATGCACGCCACTGAGCCGGCCTTTCACATGGATGGTGTCACCTACGGACCGCCAAAATCATCTACTGTTCTCTGTCGTG acTTGTCAGTGCAGCTGCAGACCGGGGTGAACGTGCTGGTGACAGGGGACAGCGGGTGTGGCAAAACTTCCCTGCTGCGTGTCATCTCAGGCTTGTGGAGGCCTAGCAAGG GTCGTGTCAACAAGCTGGTGGCACAGGGACCATCAGGAGTACTCTACCTGCCACAGAAACCTTACCTCACTAATGGCTCCTTACGAGATCAG ATTCTGTTCCCATGCACAGAGGCTGAAGTTGTGCCCG ATGACGACAAGATGCACGAGTACTTGTCCCTGGTGGGTCTGGACCAGCTGCTGGAGAGACTGGGGGGACTGGACGTGGACCTGGACTGGAACTG GTATGATGAGCTGTCTCCGGGTGAGATGCAGAGGTTGTCCTTTGTCCGACTCTTCTTCCACAAGCCTCGTTTCGCAA TGCTGGATGAGGCCACCAGCCAGGTGAGCCAGGAGATGGAGTCTTTGCTGTACAACACCTGTACTGGCATGCACATCACGCTGCTCAGCGTCGGCCATCGCGACAGCATCCGCCAGTTCCATCACATGATGCTCCACTTTGACGGCACGGGGAGCTGGACGttaacacccacacactctgGTGACCATGGTGACAGTGGTAGTGGTGGAGGGGATGGAGGTGTGGTCAGCGAGGGGGCAGGGTTGGACAGTCAACATGTTCAGCTCAGTGGGGTGCAAGCCTCCCACAGTGAAAGTTAG